DNA sequence from the Methanolobus sp. ZRKC5 genome:
ATTGCGTCCATTTGCATTTTCAAGATATTCTTTGAATTTAGGAAGCATTACATTTATCTTCCGATTTCTCATTTTTAGCCCATCTTCTACCTCTTTTTCTGCTGATTCAAGTATTTCGTTAGGGGTCATTTTGGCATAATCTGTATAATGCTTCATTGCAACCAAACAGACCTTCCAATATTTGGGAGCTGGTTCAATGTTAACATTCCAAATATCCATTGTTGTATCGTTTTTCAATTCAGATAATTCCACTTTAATCACTATATAAGTAAACGCAAACTTCCATATTTATACTTTTTTACTTCGGAAAACTTCTTTCTTTATATTTTTACCATATCACAATTATCAATTCACACTTAACTCCACAATAAAAATCATAGGCTTTACAGAAAAAAACGGGGTCACTACGCCATCAATTCTACCTCCAACCTCCACAACCTTCATAATTATGGCATGTGTATCGAAACTTCCCCTGTAAAGCCTTTGACACTTTCAATCTCACTTTATTTTGCTATTTTTCTTGAATTTCTCGTGTACATAGGCTCGAATTCCTTGTGCATTACTTTAATTAGTGTACACAAAAGTACACGGTAAAACTCACTATAACTGTGATGGTGCAAATTCAAATATGATACTATCCAAGTTTGACAGTAAAAAGTAATAAATGTGCTCTTAATTTTGTTTATATCGACAAAAATGCAAACAAAACTAAGAACATATGGGGTTATCTCTAATGAGAATATATGCTTTTCTATCGGAACCATTCTGACTGTAAATGAACTTTATGATGTCCTTGATCTATCAACTGTTTTTTGTAAACACAAACAGAATGGAATTGACATTAACGGCCTGTTAAAATCTCTTGTGAGCTATAAGCTCACAGATAATTTTAGTATAAGAAAAGCTCATCAATGGATTAACCGTAATGAGGTTCTTGATATTTTCAACCTTCCTGAATTCAGTGAAAGGACACTTTACAGAGTTCTTGAAACTCTAGGGAATAATCGTGAAACGATTATTTCCGATATTCAGGATAGATTATTTGCTCGATATGAATTTGAGCACACGAATATAAACATAGACTGGACGAGCATCGTCCTTTGTGGAAATAAATCCCCACTTGGAAAAAATGGGTATAGTAGAGATCACAGACCCGACAAGAAACAGATTAATTTAGGTGTTTCTGAACTTGCATCCCCTATTAATGAGCCTATAGAAATCATTGTCCAAAAGGGAAATGTGCCTGACCAGGCATATTTTGAGGAAATTTGTTTTCAAGTGAACACAAGATTAAGGGAAGGTTCACTTGTTATTTTTGATAAAGGAGCTAACAGCACAGATAACATTGGCCTGATAATGACAGATAAAATGCAGTATCTGACTGCAAGGAAACTCAATACCAGCGATGACAAGATAATAGCAAAGTTCAGAAGTTATCCTGTTGAGATAGTTAATCCTAAAGATAGTATATATGGCCTGAAAATTGTTAAACCAAGCAGTATAAATCACCTATATTTTTCAGAAAGCTTCAGAAAGAGCAACTTGAATCAAGGGCGAGAAAAATTATGAGGCAGATAGAAGAGGCAAAACAGATACAAAATTTGATTGATAAAAATAAAAATTGCTTAAGATATTCAGGATCAATAATGACCTTGTTGATGTTGTTTATTTATTACAGACTAAGTTGGTGGATCTTGGTGAGCAGGAAGATATCAAACTTCTTAAAGAAAATTTTATTTCTGGTAGAGAGGTATTTTTCTGCCTGAAATCGAGTATAATTTGACACTTAAAGAAGCTCTACAAACATATAGGTAAAAGGATTCTATTGAGAAGATCATCAATTCTCCAAAGAATGAGATTGAGATTAAACCATTGGAGTATGGTCTGATGCTAGTCTTTATGGCACTATAATTATTGGGTTCATTGCACAATTATTCATATCGCTGATGTGATATGAGTTCAATGAACTCAAACATAAGTCCACAAAATTCATTAAAAAAAGCTTATTGAATTTGGTAGTTACCGTGGATTTCCTCAAAAGTCAGGCAAAAAACTATATTAACGCTAACTTTGACCCCATAAATTAACTGATTATAAGGAAAAAATGGGTAAAATCGTAGTAACTGGTATGAAATTGTATAAACTGTCAAATAGGTTTTCCTGACAAAAAAACGAAATATTTGGATTGAAAGCTAAGACATTCTCTTCAATTAAAAGTGATAACTGTCAAACTTGGGTAATAACAAAAAATATATCCAACTGTGAATATATTAGCACTTGCTTATATTACAACCTCAGGAGAATAATTATGGACGATTTTATGCAAGCTGCTATAGAAGAGGCAAAAAGCGGACTAAAAGAAGGAGGAATCCCCATTGGGTCTGTTCTTGTCAGAGATGGAGATATCATCGGCAAAGGACACAATAGAAGAGTCCAACATAATGACCCTCTGGCTCATGCTGAGATAGACTGCATCCGTAGTGCAGGAAGAATAGGGAAATACGACGATACAATTATTTATTCAACACTAATGCCATGTTACCTTTGTGCAGGAGCAATAGTACAATTTGGAATTAAGAAAGTCATTGCAGGTGAATCGGATACTTTTGAAGGAGCTTCCGACTTTATGAAAGAGCACGGTGTCGAAGTTATCGATCTTGACATAGCAGAATGTAAGGAAATTATGAAAGAATTCATTCGTGAAAAGCCGGACATCTGGTATGAGGATATTGGAAAATAAGACCTTATGCTTTCTTGACTGTTGCCCAGAATACACTGCCTTTCCCTTCAGGATTATCACTAATACCTATTTTACCACCGTGCAATTCGATAATCCTTTGAGCAATTGCAAGACCAAGACCTGAACCCTTGACAACTTTTTTCTTTTCACCAAGGCGTTTGAAACGATTGAAGACTAAATCCTTGTCCTTATCAGGTATTCCTTCTCCCAAATCAGAAACCAGCACCTTCCATTCATCAGCGAGGTCCTGCACTTCAACTGACACAACACTGTCAGAAGGACCATATTTTATTGCATTGGAAATAAAATTGATAAATACCCCTTCAATGAGAGAATTCACCATAGCTGGATGTGATTGGCCTAGCTTAAGATCAAGCGTTATGTTCTTTTCCATAAGTTGCGGTTCAAAGTCCTGAACCACATTACGGATGATACTTGCAAGATTCACATATTTGAATGCCAAATCGTTGATATCCTCAAGCATTGCAAGTTTTGCAGCTGATTCAATCATTTCTATAAGACGTGACACATTTTTCTCAATCAGTTGAAGCTTGTACCTCTTACTTTTATCGACCTCTTCCTGTAAAAGCATATCATTGAACCCTTTTATCACACCTGCTGGATTTAAGAGATCATGACGAAGCATATCTGTAAACAGATCTTTAAGCTCATTTGAACTCTTGAGTTGTAATGCATATTGATTCAACTGAGATTCAACTTCTTTGCGTTCGGATATATCCCTTACAACAGAGATTAGCCCTTTATCAAGAGCCGTAAGAGAGGCTTCATGAAAAAAACTACT
Encoded proteins:
- a CDS encoding nucleoside deaminase, translating into MDDFMQAAIEEAKSGLKEGGIPIGSVLVRDGDIIGKGHNRRVQHNDPLAHAEIDCIRSAGRIGKYDDTIIYSTLMPCYLCAGAIVQFGIKKVIAGESDTFEGASDFMKEHGVEVIDLDIAECKEIMKEFIREKPDIWYEDIGK